The DNA region ATGGAAATAATCGAGGAAATGGAGGGGAAACGGCGCGGCATATACGGCGGATGCGTGGGCTATTTCGCATTCTCCGGCAACATGGACATGGCGATTGCCATACGCACCCTTTATATGGACGGCCAGACCGCGTATCTTGGCGTGGGGGCGGGCATAGTGGCGGACTCCAGCCCGGCCATGGAATACCAGGAGACGATCAACAAGGGCAAGGCGCTCATCAAGGCTGTTAAAATCGCCGAAAACGGGCTTGAACCGTTGTAGGCTCCAATCCTCCTTCTTCACACTAAAAATATACAAACCATGCTTGATATAAAGCGCTTCCCTGTCAACATTGCCGCTTTGGCGCTATTGCTCTGTTCAAGCATTTTTCCTGGCCCGGCCCATGCCTCTGAAAAACGGATAACATTCATAAGCGTGAACGATGTTTACCAGATTTCCCCGGCGTCCGACGGCAGGGGCGGCCTGGCGCGGCTAAAAACGCTTGTGGACGGGATGAAAAAGGATAGTCCCGGCGCCATGTTCACCCTTTCCGGCGATTTCCTTTCGCCGTCGCTGATGTCCTCCGTGTTCAAGGGGAAACAGATGGTGGACCTTCTGAACCTGGCCGGGCTCGACTATGCGTCCATGGGCAACCATGAGTTCGACATGGGGACGCAAGCTCTGGACGACCGGATAAAAGAATCCAAATTCACATGGATAAACTCGAATGTTTACAAAACCGGTGAACTATACCCAGGCACGGTGTCCCACGCAATATTTGAAAAAGATGGGATCAAGGTGGGCGTATTCGCGGTCCTTACGGCGAAAACCACATTTCTCTCCCTGCCCGCCACTGAAGTGGAGATAACCGATCCGATCGTTTCCGCCGCCGAGTCCGTTGAGGAGTTGAAGGGACTTGGCGCAAAGGTGATCGTGGCGATGACACATCTGGACTTGAAGGACGACATCCTCCTTGCGCAGAGCGTGGAGGGGATCGACCTCATACTCGGCGGGCACGATCACGATATCGTTTCAGAAAGGGTGAACGGGGTCTTGATAGTCAAGGCCGGAGCCGACGCAAGATCCGCCGCGAAAGTGGAAATTAATTACGACACCACCATCGGCAGAAGGAGCGGCTCGGAAGTGACGTTCATTGCGGTGGAAACGACTTTGCGCGAGGATGCCACTGTGGCCGGGGCCGCGGCGTCGTATGAAAAAGAGCTTGATGAAAAGATGGCCAAAGTGGAATGCCATGCGGCTGTGGAGCTGGACGCCACCACCCAATCAAACCGGACCGGCCAGACAAACAT from Nitrospinota bacterium includes:
- a CDS encoding bifunctional metallophosphatase/5'-nucleotidase, whose product is MNDVYQISPASDGRGGLARLKTLVDGMKKDSPGAMFTLSGDFLSPSLMSSVFKGKQMVDLLNLAGLDYASMGNHEFDMGTQALDDRIKESKFTWINSNVYKTGELYPGTVSHAIFEKDGIKVGVFAVLTAKTTFLSLPATEVEITDPIVSAAESVEELKGLGAKVIVAMTHLDLKDDILLAQSVEGIDLILGGHDHDIVSERVNGVLIVKAGADARSAAKVEINYDTTIGRRSGSEVTFIAVETTLREDATVAGAAASYEKELDEKMAKVECHAAVELDATTQSNRTGQTNMGALAAGAIRAKMEADIGFINGGAIRADRKYPAGAITKKDLFSIFSFGGLVFKLAVSGKAILDALEWGVEAMPEPAGKFPQVDGVTFRFDQSARQGGRVTDVKVGGFPLDPEKIYTIAVTDYIAKGGDGYKMHKGAETIIGEQSAPAFLDVVEEYLCKTHAQPATGQ